The following proteins are co-located in the Phycisphaerae bacterium genome:
- a CDS encoding ABC transporter ATP-binding protein: MTTPSQSLIELRNLEKIYRVGTELVHALRGVTLEIHENEYLAIMGPSGSGKSTLMNILGCLDIPTRGSYLLRDKDVSKLSQSGLARIRGRQIGFVFQNFELLPRTTALKNVQLPLMYAQVPHRRRRAMDALKMVGLTDRAKHRPNQLSGGQKQRVAIARALAQQPDIILADEPTGNLDSATGDEIMGIFDMLHAQGQTIIIVTHEPDIAARCHRVVVLRDGLVSSDFRHQPAAPGFGVKSPAIAVQLPAAVGAAP; the protein is encoded by the coding sequence ATGACTACGCCCTCGCAATCTCTGATCGAACTCCGCAATCTCGAAAAAATCTACCGCGTCGGCACGGAACTCGTCCACGCCCTCCGCGGCGTCACGCTCGAAATCCACGAAAATGAATACCTGGCCATCATGGGTCCGTCCGGCTCCGGCAAGAGCACGCTCATGAACATCCTCGGCTGCCTCGACATCCCCACCCGCGGCAGCTATCTCTTGCGCGACAAGGATGTGTCCAAACTCTCCCAATCGGGTCTGGCCCGGATTCGCGGCCGGCAGATCGGCTTCGTCTTTCAGAACTTCGAGCTGCTCCCGCGCACGACCGCGCTGAAGAATGTCCAGCTTCCCCTCATGTACGCTCAGGTCCCACACCGCCGCCGCCGTGCGATGGACGCCCTCAAAATGGTCGGACTGACCGATCGCGCCAAGCATCGTCCCAACCAGCTCTCCGGCGGTCAGAAGCAGCGCGTCGCCATCGCCCGCGCCCTCGCCCAGCAGCCCGACATCATCCTCGCTGACGAACCCACGGGAAACCTCGACTCGGCGACCGGTGACGAGATCATGGGCATCTTCGACATGCTCCACGCCCAGGGCCAGACGATCATCATCGTCACCCACGAACCCGACATCGCCGCCCGCTGTCATCGCGTCGTCGTTCTGCGCGACGGTCTCGTTTCCTCCGATTTCCGCCACCAACCGGCCGCGCCCGGCTTCGGCGTGAAGAGCCCGGCCATCGCCGTCCAGTTGCCCGCCGCGGTCGGGGCCGCGCCATGA
- a CDS encoding Mpo1-like protein, translating to MPPWLANWLLRHQHPVSFWLHIIGIPLTIAAIPLALVQLANSRWDLWWRPVVLLVGGYLLQWVGHRIEGNDMGEVILLKKILGRPYVAVSPRYQANEARADS from the coding sequence TTGCCCCCCTGGCTCGCCAACTGGCTCCTCCGCCACCAACACCCGGTCTCCTTCTGGCTCCACATCATCGGGATCCCCCTCACCATCGCCGCCATCCCCCTCGCCCTCGTCCAGCTCGCCAACTCCCGCTGGGACCTGTGGTGGCGCCCGGTCGTCCTCCTCGTCGGGGGCTACCTCCTCCAATGGGTCGGTCACAGGATCGAAGGCAACGACATGGGCGAAGTGATCCTCCTCAAGAAAATCCTCGGCAGGCCATACGTCGCCGTCTCCCCGCGCTACCAGGCGAATGAAGCACGCGCCGATTCCTAG
- a CDS encoding four helix bundle protein yields MSEKFIPPHGGYQSLLSYQKAQIVYDGTVWFCKQFLDKRDRTYDQMTQAARSGKQNIVEGSQASGTSKEAEIKLTNVARASLEELLEDYRDYPRVRRIDE; encoded by the coding sequence GTGAGCGAAAAGTTCATTCCACCGCACGGCGGCTACCAGAGTCTGCTCTCTTATCAGAAGGCCCAGATCGTCTATGACGGCACCGTCTGGTTTTGCAAACAGTTCCTGGACAAGCGCGACCGGACGTACGACCAGATGACCCAGGCGGCGCGGTCCGGAAAACAGAACATCGTCGAGGGCAGTCAGGCATCAGGGACTTCCAAGGAAGCAGAAATCAAGCTCACCAATGTGGCGCGAGCCAGCCTCGAAGAACTGCTGGAAGACTACCGAGATTATCCGCGCGTGCGCAGGATCGACGAGTAG
- a CDS encoding serine protein kinase, producing MTVSKKSIVELVSKRQDPQGFRDEHWEGTFDDYLDIVTRNPKVARNAFQRIYDMILHFGTERYTKMRQDYVRHKFFTDPIGNGEDAIYGLEHSLMQLVDFFKSAAQGYGTERRILLLHGPVGSAKSTICRLIKKGLEYYSRLEQGAMYTFAWRIPRPNGEFELVDCPMHEEPLKLIPKESRREVLAMLNESLPSEQRVSVEGDLDPFCRKTFADFLKQYDGDWKKVMDHVVVRRLILSEKDRRGIGTFQPKDEKNQDSTELTGDINYRKIAEYGTDSDPRAFNFDGELNIANRGLIEFIEVLKLDVAFLYDLLGASQEHVIKPKKFAQTNIDEVIIGHTNEPEYKKLQNNELMEAFRDRTIKIDVPYNVILDQEIKIYEKDFNKERIRGMHIAPHTVETAAMWAVLTRLEDPKKAGLTRLQKLKLYNGKSIPGYTEDSVKELFEEARREGMQGISPRYIQDKISNSLVSDQAIQEKGINPFMVMNELESGLSHHSLIADEELKKQYRELLSVVREEYEDILKAEVQRAISADEDAIKRLATNYIENVRAYTQREKVRNKYTGKDEEPDERLMRSIEEKIDIPDSRKDDFRQEIMNYIGALSLDGKKFEYHTNARLQKALELKLFEDQRDTIKLKNVVSGVIDDETQAKIDVVKQRLIKYFGYNEQSATDVLNYVASIFARGDAKSEE from the coding sequence ATGACCGTAAGCAAGAAGTCCATTGTGGAACTCGTCTCGAAACGCCAGGACCCCCAGGGCTTCCGCGACGAGCACTGGGAAGGGACGTTCGACGATTACCTCGACATCGTGACGCGAAACCCGAAGGTGGCGCGCAACGCCTTCCAGCGGATTTACGACATGATCCTGCATTTCGGAACGGAGCGTTACACGAAGATGCGGCAGGACTATGTCCGCCACAAGTTTTTTACCGATCCGATCGGCAACGGCGAGGACGCGATCTACGGCCTTGAACACTCGTTGATGCAGCTCGTGGATTTCTTCAAGTCCGCCGCCCAGGGCTACGGCACCGAGCGGCGCATCCTCCTTCTCCACGGCCCGGTCGGCTCGGCAAAGTCGACGATCTGCCGCCTCATCAAGAAGGGCCTGGAGTACTATTCGCGGCTGGAGCAAGGGGCGATGTACACCTTCGCCTGGCGGATTCCGCGGCCGAACGGGGAATTCGAGCTGGTCGATTGCCCCATGCACGAAGAGCCGCTGAAACTCATTCCCAAAGAATCGCGGCGCGAAGTGCTGGCGATGCTCAACGAGAGCCTGCCGTCCGAGCAACGGGTCAGCGTGGAGGGCGATTTGGACCCGTTCTGCCGGAAGACGTTTGCCGATTTTCTCAAGCAATACGATGGCGACTGGAAGAAGGTGATGGACCATGTCGTCGTGCGGCGGCTCATCCTCAGCGAAAAGGACCGCCGCGGCATCGGCACGTTCCAACCGAAGGATGAAAAAAACCAGGACTCGACGGAGCTGACGGGGGACATCAACTATCGCAAGATCGCTGAATACGGGACGGACTCCGACCCGCGGGCGTTCAATTTCGACGGCGAATTGAATATCGCCAATCGCGGGCTGATCGAGTTCATCGAAGTGCTCAAGCTGGACGTAGCGTTCCTCTATGACCTGCTGGGGGCCTCGCAGGAGCATGTCATCAAGCCGAAGAAGTTCGCCCAGACGAACATCGACGAAGTGATCATCGGACACACCAACGAACCCGAATACAAGAAGCTCCAGAACAATGAGCTGATGGAGGCGTTTCGCGATCGCACGATCAAGATCGACGTGCCGTACAACGTGATCCTCGATCAGGAGATCAAGATCTACGAGAAGGACTTCAACAAGGAGCGAATCCGGGGGATGCACATCGCGCCGCACACGGTCGAGACGGCGGCGATGTGGGCAGTCTTAACGCGGCTGGAGGACCCGAAGAAGGCGGGGCTGACGCGGTTGCAAAAGCTGAAGCTGTACAACGGCAAGTCGATTCCGGGTTATACGGAGGATTCGGTCAAGGAACTATTCGAGGAAGCCCGGCGCGAGGGCATGCAGGGCATCAGCCCGCGTTATATCCAGGACAAGATTTCGAACTCGCTGGTCAGCGACCAGGCGATTCAGGAGAAAGGGATCAACCCGTTCATGGTCATGAACGAGCTGGAATCAGGATTGTCGCACCACTCGCTGATCGCGGATGAGGAGCTGAAGAAGCAGTATCGGGAGCTGCTCAGCGTGGTTCGCGAGGAATACGAAGATATTCTCAAGGCCGAGGTCCAGCGGGCCATCAGCGCCGACGAGGATGCGATCAAGCGGCTGGCGACCAACTATATTGAGAACGTCCGGGCCTACACCCAGCGTGAAAAAGTGAGAAACAAATACACGGGCAAGGATGAGGAGCCGGACGAGCGGCTGATGCGGTCGATCGAAGAGAAGATCGACATCCCCGACAGCCGGAAGGACGATTTCCGCCAGGAGATCATGAACTACATCGGGGCGTTGTCCCTGGACGGCAAGAAGTTCGAGTACCACACCAACGCCCGGCTGCAAAAGGCGCTGGAGCTCAAGCTCTTCGAGGATCAGCGGGACACGATCAAACTCAAGAACGTCGTTTCCGGCGTGATCGACGACGAGACGCAGGCGAAGATCGACGTCGTCAAGCAGCGGCTCATCAAATACTTCGGGTACAACGAGCAGAGCGCGACGGACGTGCTGAACTACGTGGCGAGCATCTTTGCCCGTGGTGATGCGAAGAGCGAGGAATAG
- a CDS encoding four helix bundle suffix domain-containing protein, with protein sequence MSANVMIGLIKLTNYLLDQQIRKLEKVFLAEGGLRERMSRARRATRANTRKSP encoded by the coding sequence ATCTCGGCCAATGTTATGATCGGGCTGATCAAACTGACAAATTATTTGCTCGACCAGCAAATCCGTAAGTTGGAAAAAGTCTTCCTTGCTGAGGGCGGTCTCCGCGAACGTATGAGCCGCGCGCGCCGCGCCACCAGAGCCAATACTAGGAAGTCCCCTTAG
- a CDS encoding site-specific DNA-methyltransferase: MKPQLNQVNHGDCITGMAAMDAGSVDLVFADPPFNIGYDYDAYDDRQEHAAYLDWSRRWIAAAYRALKANGTFWLAIGDEYAAELKLIAENAYPGLWLNEPAPEETASSPKAKKRGHKSKSKSLATGGFACRSWVIWYYTFGVHCKKKFTRSHAHLFQFVKDPKNFTFNVKSVRVPSARQLVYADTRANPDGRMPDDTWLMAAGAPTVGGFALRPQDLPKGFRPDSDTWYFSRVAGTFKEREGWHGCQMPEQLLGRIIRASSNEGDLVLDPFAGSGTTLAVAKKLRRIPIGFELSKQYFNQATKRLDAAVAGAPLDGVADPLRSAPQTSSTSPKRTRRSAPTIPDQPLLFLPPDREATSKARPGRKHRSAAAS; the protein is encoded by the coding sequence ATGAAACCCCAACTCAACCAGGTCAACCACGGGGACTGCATTACCGGCATGGCCGCAATGGACGCCGGCAGCGTCGACCTCGTCTTCGCCGATCCCCCTTTTAACATTGGCTACGATTACGACGCCTACGACGACCGCCAGGAGCATGCCGCCTACCTCGACTGGTCGCGCCGTTGGATCGCCGCGGCCTATCGCGCCCTCAAGGCCAACGGCACCTTCTGGTTGGCCATCGGCGATGAATACGCGGCCGAACTGAAACTGATCGCCGAGAATGCCTACCCCGGCCTGTGGTTAAACGAACCGGCCCCTGAAGAGACCGCGTCCTCTCCCAAAGCAAAGAAGCGCGGCCACAAGTCGAAATCCAAGTCCCTGGCCACCGGCGGCTTCGCCTGCCGAAGCTGGGTCATCTGGTATTACACGTTCGGCGTCCATTGCAAAAAAAAATTCACCCGCAGCCACGCGCACCTGTTCCAATTCGTGAAGGACCCAAAGAACTTCACGTTCAACGTCAAATCCGTCCGCGTTCCCTCGGCCCGACAATTGGTCTATGCCGACACGCGGGCCAATCCCGACGGTCGCATGCCCGACGACACCTGGCTGATGGCCGCTGGCGCGCCGACGGTCGGAGGTTTCGCTTTGCGCCCGCAGGACCTGCCCAAAGGCTTTCGCCCCGACTCCGACACGTGGTATTTCTCCCGCGTCGCCGGCACCTTCAAGGAGCGCGAAGGCTGGCACGGTTGCCAGATGCCCGAGCAGCTCCTCGGCCGCATCATCCGCGCCTCCTCCAACGAAGGCGACCTCGTCCTCGACCCCTTCGCCGGCAGCGGCACGACCCTCGCCGTGGCGAAAAAACTCCGCCGCATCCCTATCGGGTTCGAGCTGTCAAAACAATATTTCAACCAGGCCACGAAGCGTCTCGATGCCGCGGTCGCCGGCGCCCCGCTGGATGGCGTCGCCGACCCATTGCGCAGCGCCCCGCAAACCTCCTCAACATCCCCAAAGCGGACCCGCCGTTCCGCCCCGACAATTCCCGATCAGCCGCTTCTCTTTTTGCCTCCCGACCGCGAGGCCACATCGAAGGCCCGGCCCGGTCGCAAGCACCGATCCGCCGCTGCAAGCTGA
- a CDS encoding ABC transporter permease: protein MNTAAVTLPARRLPTLLGGVFVRPLDWLSGFTGRQAQNIGTAFVQIWANKGRALLTTLGIIIGVTSTITVVSMVQGFGNYVTDMLRGFGTNMLFVFPYSPNDEHGMMLGRVVLDLQDVRTVGARCEKIRRISPLVFNSATVEYGRQKLTDIEMQGATEEFQPIRRFFVDSGRFFSPIEVDNAAYVCVLGREMLRLLQCDERIVGDHIYLNAQRFRVIGLLEAKGNMMGENQDKLILIPYTTAIKLNPMAQYFLPFMIEATGEKDIEECSLEVTRVLRERHRIQPGDPNDFKVLRQDEFLRDFDRVKMIATSSLAGVVGISLIVGGIGVMNVMLVSVTERTREIGLRKSVGGRRRDILMQFLTEAVVLATVGGAIGIALGYSICYVASLHPSMVKVTVPLWAVALGLSFSAGVGIVFGIIPAFKAAILHPIDALRHE from the coding sequence ATGAATACCGCCGCCGTAACGCTTCCGGCCCGCCGCCTGCCAACCCTGCTTGGCGGTGTCTTTGTCCGCCCCCTCGACTGGCTCAGCGGTTTTACCGGTCGCCAAGCACAGAACATCGGCACCGCCTTCGTACAGATCTGGGCCAACAAGGGCCGCGCCTTGCTCACCACGCTCGGCATCATCATCGGCGTCACCTCCACCATCACCGTCGTCTCGATGGTGCAGGGCTTCGGCAATTACGTGACCGACATGCTCCGCGGCTTCGGCACCAACATGCTCTTCGTCTTCCCCTATTCCCCAAACGACGAGCACGGCATGATGCTCGGCCGCGTCGTCCTCGACTTGCAAGACGTCCGCACGGTCGGCGCCCGTTGCGAGAAAATCCGCCGCATCTCCCCCCTCGTCTTCAACAGCGCCACCGTCGAATACGGCCGGCAGAAGCTCACCGACATCGAGATGCAGGGCGCGACCGAGGAGTTCCAGCCCATCCGTCGCTTTTTCGTCGACAGCGGCCGCTTCTTCTCACCGATCGAAGTGGATAACGCCGCCTACGTCTGCGTCCTCGGCCGGGAGATGCTCCGCCTCCTCCAATGCGACGAGCGCATCGTCGGCGATCACATCTACCTCAACGCCCAGCGCTTCCGCGTCATCGGTCTGCTCGAGGCCAAGGGCAACATGATGGGCGAGAACCAGGACAAGCTGATCCTCATTCCCTACACCACAGCCATCAAGCTCAACCCGATGGCGCAGTACTTCCTCCCCTTCATGATCGAAGCCACCGGCGAAAAAGACATTGAGGAGTGCAGCCTCGAAGTGACCCGCGTCCTCCGGGAGCGCCACCGCATCCAGCCCGGCGATCCCAACGACTTCAAGGTCCTCCGCCAGGACGAATTCCTCCGCGACTTCGACCGCGTCAAGATGATCGCCACCAGCAGCCTCGCCGGCGTCGTCGGCATCTCCCTCATCGTCGGCGGCATCGGCGTCATGAACGTCATGCTCGTCTCCGTCACCGAGCGCACCCGCGAGATCGGCCTCCGTAAAAGCGTCGGCGGCCGCCGCCGCGACATCCTCATGCAGTTCCTCACCGAGGCCGTCGTCCTCGCCACCGTCGGCGGCGCCATCGGCATCGCCCTCGGCTACTCGATCTGCTACGTCGCCTCGCTGCACCCCTCGATGGTGAAAGTAACGGTCCCCCTCTGGGCCGTCGCCCTGGGCCTATCCTTCTCGGCGGGCGTGGGCATCGTCTTCGGCATCATCCCGGCCTTCAAAGCGGCGATCCTGCACCCGATCGACGCACTGCGGCACGAATGA
- a CDS encoding ABC transporter permease encodes MIRKTIDRLRRVSAWLAGWLGRTGQNVATAFGQIWANRGRSLLTTLGVIIAVTAIISVVAFVQGFGQYMTNMLRGYGTQYMIVRPDIRWEDQALGLGTITLDAADIEAVRVECPDIRRLTPFVYSEMTTVSYGRATATDIPLRGVTAEYQTIRNYYVDRGRFFGPLDVQGSANVCVVGRSTLKSLECDESILGDYLNIVDQRFKVIGILEPKGSFMGDDQDQTIMIPSTTMLQMFPQFREQMRFLAEAAGEEKIDDACGQVRRVLRQRHGLAAGQPDDFEIDRQDQMLREFGKVRMIATSVLAGIVSISLIVGGIGIMNVMFVSVSERTREIGLRKSVGGRRRDILLQFLTEAVVLSTTGGAIGVALGYGITHIASLHPAMVSIEVPLWSVALALGFSAGSGILFGIIPAFKAAILHPIDALRHE; translated from the coding sequence ATGATTCGAAAAACGATCGATCGCCTCCGTCGCGTGTCGGCGTGGCTGGCTGGTTGGCTCGGCCGCACGGGCCAGAATGTCGCGACCGCCTTCGGTCAGATCTGGGCCAATCGTGGCCGTTCGCTGCTGACCACATTGGGGGTCATCATCGCCGTCACCGCCATTATCAGCGTCGTCGCCTTCGTACAGGGCTTCGGCCAGTACATGACCAACATGCTTCGCGGCTACGGCACGCAATATATGATCGTCCGCCCCGACATCCGCTGGGAGGACCAGGCCTTGGGCCTGGGCACCATCACGCTCGACGCCGCTGACATCGAGGCCGTCCGCGTCGAATGCCCCGACATCCGCCGCCTGACGCCTTTTGTCTATTCGGAGATGACGACCGTGTCCTACGGCCGCGCGACCGCGACGGATATTCCACTCCGCGGCGTCACCGCCGAGTATCAGACGATCCGCAATTACTACGTAGACCGCGGCCGCTTCTTCGGCCCGCTCGACGTGCAGGGCTCGGCCAACGTCTGCGTCGTCGGCCGAAGCACCCTCAAATCTCTGGAGTGCGACGAATCGATCCTCGGCGACTATCTCAACATCGTCGATCAGCGCTTCAAAGTGATCGGCATCCTCGAACCCAAGGGCAGCTTCATGGGCGACGATCAGGATCAGACGATCATGATCCCGTCGACGACGATGCTGCAGATGTTCCCGCAGTTCCGCGAACAGATGCGCTTCCTCGCCGAGGCGGCCGGCGAAGAAAAGATCGACGACGCCTGCGGCCAGGTTCGCCGCGTCCTCCGCCAGCGCCACGGTCTCGCCGCCGGCCAGCCTGACGACTTCGAAATCGATCGGCAGGATCAGATGCTTCGCGAGTTCGGCAAGGTGCGGATGATCGCCACCAGTGTCCTCGCCGGAATCGTCAGCATATCCCTGATCGTCGGCGGCATCGGCATCATGAACGTGATGTTCGTCTCCGTCAGCGAGCGAACACGCGAGATCGGCCTGCGCAAGAGCGTGGGCGGGCGGCGCCGCGATATCCTGCTCCAGTTTCTCACCGAAGCCGTCGTCCTCAGCACGACCGGCGGGGCGATCGGCGTCGCCCTCGGCTACGGAATCACCCACATCGCCTCGCTTCATCCCGCAATGGTGTCCATAGAAGTACCGTTGTGGTCCGTGGCCCTGGCCCTGGGTTTTTCAGCCGGATCGGGCATTCTTTTCGGCATCATCCCCGCGTTCAAAGCGGCGATCTTGCACCCAATCGACGCTTTGAGGCACGAGTGA
- a CDS encoding DUF6263 family protein — MPPFRTIVLSALMVGTLGSAVAAADSVRLAPRIDAPTESYVEVSSDSVVKMTGPDGKPMEMSSRSIIGLLQKETKKGDEIAIEATIDRMLGFMAFTKTMQTLYDTDDPDYEEASPMHRDAFTPIMNMPLKFSVDLGPAGPKGRNLNGAEAIRKKLTDLGEQNFVAKTLAEEAFGDRQVLSLFAETPMVLYPNREVKVGESWKKTQRDEIPSVGQVIFTYDCKLDQIEKAKGREVALVRFTGVIEKDADEKPAKDKRLGKIDGTFTGTAKFDVEQGRFVEIQSDTKSKMEVPPWWDKEPTAALMKLDAESKHFYSVTSLSEREQRKTDIARRAEEAKAKREAEEAAAMAGPVEPVSPENEPVAWLQWGGPNRDFNSNATGLANRWPKDGPPKLWEQSLGDGYSALLCDGDTVYSTYSIRDKNDPLKGDEFVVAFDAQTGKRRWEHKYDAPRPKELNNDFGPGPHSTPLIVGDKIYTVSCTAKFLCLDTKTGSEIWSKDLHKEHKAVLQMHGYGSSPVAYKGNILLPVSKEKGSAIMAFNESDGSVAWKGGDFEPGYATLLPLTALGIEQLIAFSGKAVLGLDATNGKTLWSVDHPTQWGANITTPVWCGKSDLLFISSAYGMGSRGVKLEKAGSQIAAKEAWFNPKMKIQHADAICLDDWVFGSSGDFGPAFLACVNVKTGEFGWRQRGIAKANVVHADGKLIVLDEDGTLYLVKADPEKYRLLGKATDVCKKTAWTVPTLCGRTLYLRDREKIVALDLGAPKDKT, encoded by the coding sequence ATGCCTCCGTTTCGCACGATCGTCCTTTCTGCACTCATGGTCGGCACATTGGGCTCCGCCGTAGCGGCGGCCGATTCGGTTCGCCTCGCGCCGCGGATCGATGCGCCGACGGAATCGTACGTCGAAGTATCCAGCGACTCGGTCGTGAAAATGACCGGTCCCGACGGCAAGCCGATGGAGATGAGCTCGCGTTCGATCATCGGCCTGCTTCAAAAGGAGACCAAAAAGGGCGACGAGATAGCCATCGAAGCGACGATCGATCGGATGCTTGGCTTCATGGCCTTCACCAAGACCATGCAGACCCTCTACGACACTGATGATCCCGACTATGAGGAAGCGTCTCCCATGCATCGCGACGCATTCACGCCGATCATGAACATGCCGCTCAAGTTCAGCGTGGACTTGGGGCCTGCCGGGCCGAAGGGTCGGAATTTGAACGGCGCGGAGGCGATTCGCAAGAAATTGACCGATCTGGGCGAGCAGAACTTTGTCGCCAAGACCCTCGCGGAGGAGGCGTTTGGCGACCGGCAGGTTCTGTCGCTCTTCGCTGAGACGCCGATGGTTCTCTACCCGAATCGCGAGGTGAAGGTGGGAGAGTCGTGGAAGAAGACGCAAAGAGACGAGATTCCGAGCGTCGGCCAAGTCATCTTTACCTACGACTGCAAACTCGATCAGATCGAAAAGGCCAAGGGCCGCGAGGTCGCACTCGTCCGCTTCACCGGCGTCATCGAAAAGGACGCCGACGAGAAGCCTGCCAAGGACAAACGCCTGGGCAAGATCGACGGCACGTTCACCGGCACGGCCAAGTTTGACGTTGAACAGGGCCGGTTCGTTGAAATACAAAGCGATACCAAGTCCAAGATGGAAGTCCCGCCGTGGTGGGACAAGGAACCGACTGCTGCGCTGATGAAGCTCGACGCCGAATCCAAGCACTTTTACTCCGTTACCTCGCTCAGCGAACGCGAGCAACGCAAGACCGATATCGCCCGTCGCGCCGAGGAAGCCAAGGCCAAGCGCGAGGCCGAAGAGGCCGCGGCCATGGCGGGGCCGGTCGAACCAGTTTCGCCGGAGAACGAGCCGGTCGCCTGGTTGCAATGGGGCGGACCCAATCGCGACTTTAACAGCAATGCGACGGGCCTTGCTAATCGCTGGCCCAAGGACGGCCCGCCGAAGTTGTGGGAGCAATCTCTCGGCGACGGCTACTCGGCGCTGCTTTGCGACGGCGACACGGTTTATTCGACGTATTCCATTCGGGACAAGAATGACCCGCTCAAGGGCGACGAGTTCGTCGTGGCCTTCGATGCCCAGACCGGCAAGCGCCGTTGGGAGCACAAATACGACGCCCCGCGGCCCAAGGAGCTCAACAACGATTTCGGTCCCGGTCCGCACAGCACGCCGCTCATCGTCGGCGACAAGATCTACACGGTCAGTTGCACGGCGAAGTTCCTCTGTCTGGATACGAAGACCGGCAGCGAGATCTGGTCGAAGGATCTGCACAAGGAGCACAAGGCCGTCCTGCAAATGCATGGTTACGGTTCCAGCCCGGTGGCCTACAAAGGAAACATCCTCCTGCCCGTCAGCAAAGAAAAGGGAAGCGCCATCATGGCGTTCAACGAGTCCGATGGCTCAGTGGCCTGGAAGGGCGGCGACTTCGAGCCGGGCTATGCGACGCTGCTACCGCTAACCGCGCTCGGTATCGAGCAGCTCATTGCATTTTCCGGCAAGGCAGTTCTGGGCCTTGATGCCACCAATGGCAAGACGCTGTGGAGCGTCGACCATCCCACGCAATGGGGCGCGAACATCACGACGCCGGTATGGTGCGGAAAGAGCGACCTCCTCTTCATTTCCTCAGCCTATGGCATGGGCTCGCGCGGCGTGAAGCTCGAAAAGGCGGGCAGCCAGATTGCCGCCAAAGAGGCCTGGTTCAACCCGAAGATGAAGATCCAACATGCCGATGCGATCTGTTTGGATGACTGGGTCTTCGGCAGCAGCGGCGATTTCGGCCCGGCGTTCCTGGCATGTGTCAACGTGAAGACCGGTGAATTCGGCTGGCGCCAGCGCGGTATCGCCAAGGCCAACGTTGTCCATGCGGACGGCAAGCTCATCGTGCTCGACGAGGATGGGACCCTGTATCTGGTGAAGGCCGATCCTGAGAAGTACCGACTGCTCGGCAAGGCGACGGACGTGTGCAAGAAGACGGCCTGGACCGTGCCGACGCTGTGCGGTCGAACGCTGTACCTCCGGGATCGCGAGAAGATCGTCGCGCTGGACCTCGGCGCTCCGAAAGACAAGACCTGA
- a CDS encoding LON peptidase substrate-binding domain-containing protein, with the protein MKPDGAMSPKAADWPHWIPVFPLPNAVLMPMSVLPLNVFEKRYRIMTRDALASHRMIAIALLETGFESKYDTLEAPIHPVVCVGRILREERLEDGRYNFLLQGLNRAQIVEENRELSYRRAHLRVLHPQPLQPEVERTYRSELLRMLSEEPLVQLARRGGWMELFRCHDLAFSDLVDVLAATVLRCCEDKQQFLSEPRVFERVRCLCDLLEELSMELRELRERPARVRAWPPVLSEN; encoded by the coding sequence ATGAAACCCGACGGAGCGATGTCCCCCAAGGCCGCCGATTGGCCACACTGGATACCGGTGTTCCCGCTGCCCAATGCGGTACTCATGCCGATGTCCGTTCTCCCGCTGAACGTTTTTGAGAAGCGCTATCGGATCATGACGCGGGACGCCCTGGCGAGTCATCGGATGATCGCCATCGCCCTGTTGGAGACTGGTTTTGAGTCGAAGTATGACACGTTAGAGGCGCCGATCCATCCGGTGGTGTGCGTCGGGCGAATTCTTCGAGAGGAGCGGCTGGAGGACGGGCGGTACAATTTTCTTTTGCAGGGCTTGAATCGGGCTCAAATCGTCGAGGAAAACAGGGAACTTTCCTATCGCCGGGCGCATTTGCGAGTGTTGCATCCCCAGCCGTTGCAGCCGGAGGTCGAGCGGACCTATCGCAGCGAACTGTTGCGGATGTTGAGCGAGGAGCCGCTGGTGCAGCTCGCGCGGCGTGGCGGGTGGATGGAATTATTCCGCTGCCACGATCTGGCGTTTTCGGATTTGGTCGATGTCCTCGCGGCGACGGTGCTGCGATGTTGCGAGGACAAGCAGCAGTTCCTTTCAGAGCCGCGGGTATTCGAGCGTGTACGCTGCCTTTGCGATTTGCTCGAAGAGCTGTCGATGGAGCTGCGGGAGTTGCGAGAAAGGCCGGCGCGGGTTCGAGCCTGGCCGCCGGTATTATCTGAGAATTAG